AGGCTCGGCGCCGCCCTGAGCGCCAGATAATCGAATGCCGGCAGATGCACCATGTCGAGCACACTGTAGACGAAGTAGATGTAGAGGTCATAGAAGAAGGTCAGGAGCAGCACGACGAATGCCAGGGCGACGAAGTCCTTATGGAAGACCCTGAATGCGGTGTGCATGAACAGGACGAAAGCCACCATGCCAAACGTATGGATGCCGTAGAGCGATCCTATGTACAGGTCCAGCATGGCACCGAAGACGACGCCGAGCAGAACACTCATCCTGGGACTGGCATATACCGAGACGAGCAGTATGAACATCAGCAGTGCCCGGGGGACGAAATAAACCTCCACACCGCCGATCTCCATCGGGCTGAAATCGGCAAACAGGAAATCCACATACATCAGCAGGAATGAAAACAGAAATATTATGATCGCCCTCATGCTATTCCTCCATGGATTCCGGATTTCTCTCGATTACGAAGACGACATCGACATCATCGACATTGCTCTTCATCTGGACGTAGGCATTCTGACTCAATCCATATTCGTCATTCTGGACCTCCACGACCGTCCCGATGAGGAGGCCTTCAGGATAGTCGCCGACGAGTCCGCTCGTAAGCACTTCATCCCCGCGGGCAAGTCCGCTGCGGTTCTTTATGTTTTCGATGACCAGAAGGTTCCGTTCCGTATCGTATTCGCGAATGTTGCCGTAGATCGGATTGCCATCATGAATGACCTCCACAGACATGTTGTTCTGGGATACGTCAGTCGTCAGCAGTTCGACATAGCTGGAGCCGCCGTTCGCACGTGCGACTGTGCCGATCAGGCCCTCCGGCGTCATGACCGCCATCCCTTCATCGATGCCGTCCGCCTCCCCCTTGTCGATGGTGAAATTGTTCAGCCACTGGTCCGGGGAGCGGGAGATCACCCTTGCATTGATGCTTTCATAGGACTGCTTGGAACTGATGTCCAAAGCTTCCCTCAGTTCTTCATTCTCGGCCTTGAGACGTTCCAGGTCCGACTGCATCTGGGGCAGCATCTCCAACTGTGCCCTGAGCTGTTCATTCTCCTCAACCGCATTGAAGCTCTGCCTGATGCTCGAGAATATGCTGCCGGCAAAGTTGAGCGGTGCCTCGATGATCATCTGCGAGCCGGCAGCCGCATCGGCGGTGAACTGTTCAGCTTTGGTCGTGGTACTGCGGTCGGTGATCGAGAAACCAATCAGGATGATGAGTATGATGATGCCGAATAGGATCATCAGCATGCGGTTACGGTTGAAAAGCCTGTTCACTGTAGAGCGCCTCCATTAATACGTTGATATATGATAAAAGAATACCATACACGGCCGGTTCTGATAAGCATATGTAAAATAAAAAAATAGAGAGGCGGCAGCCTCTCTACAACAGATAAGATAATAATATATATGATATCTAGAACAAGAATGGATCTGTTCTATCAAAAGCCACGATTCATGATGGACATCATTACTTCATGACTTGTTATGTCGTTTTCATTACATCTATTATGTTACATGTATTCGGGGATGCTTTCAAGGGGTGATTCGAAATTAAATGTTGTACTTTTCCACGTCACTGCCATAGGTGACGGATATTCCCAAAGCGGTAAATGACATCTTCCAGCATCTGATCACTGACGGCAAGGGATATTCTGATGTAGCCGCTCCCCCTCGATCCGAAGGGAATGCCCGGGGTCACGAGGATGGACTGCTCCTTCATCAGAAACTCCCTGAAGGACTCCCCATCATGGCCTTCCGGCACACGGATCCATCCGAATATTCCACCCCTTATGGGATTGATCGGGATGCCCATCTCTTTGAATGCTCCGGTCACCAGGTCACTCCGCCGCCTGAACTTCTCCTCCTGGTGCGGCAGTATCTCTCCTGCATTTTCCAATGCTGCAATGGATGCATCCTGCAGGACGCCCCACATCCCTGTCTGGGTATGATCCTGATACGTATTGATCGCTTCGATCATTTCATGGTTGCCTACCGCAAAGCCCACCCGGAAACCGGACATGTTGAAGCCCTTCGAAAGTGAGTATATCTCGATGGCACACTCCAGATCCGGGTCGCTTTCGAGCATACTCGGATGCCGACCTTCGAAGGAGAACGGCGCATAGGCGAAATCATGGACAATCCGCGTCTTCGTACCTTTGAACCACGCCACCGTGCGGTCGAAGAATTCCTTGTCTGCAACGGCGCCGAGCGGGTTGGATGGATAGTTCAAGTAGAGGAGCCTGGCATTATCAAGCTCATCGTCCGGCAACCTATCGTAATCCGGCAGGTACCCGTTTTCGGGAAGAAGCGGAAGATCATAGACCTCCCCGCGTGCAAGCCTCACGCCGGCCGCGTAGTCCGGATAGCCCGGGTTCGGCAGATAGACGCCCTCGCCCGGTTCGATGAACAGCATCGGAAACTGGACCAGGGCACTCTTCGTACCATAAAGTATCGCTATATTATGCTCTGCAAGTTCCACACCATACTGGTCAGAGTAGAACCTGATGATCGCATCCTTGAAGGACTGCTTCCCCCTGAAAAGACCGTACCGCTGGTTCTCTTCATTATATAGTGCATCTGAAGCCGCATCCAGAATCGGCTCAGGTGTCTCCCCATCCGGGATGCCGACCGCCAGGTTGATCAGCGGCAGTGGACCCTGTTCCACATTGCTCGCCATCGCTGTTTTGAAATAGCTGGGTGGTATGCTCTCAATCAGTCTGTTTGCCATTAGAATCCCTCCGGTTTATCGAAGCCCTGGAACTGATTGTCTATCGTCTGTTTAAAATGCTCAGACTCGACGGCTTCGATCAGAGCACGGGAAAGTTCCGTATCCTCATCCTCTGCATTGATGACAATCTGGTTCCGGAAATTCTCATTCATATTTTCAAGCTGCAGAGCATCCGCCAGATCCATGCCGCTTGCCAGGGCGAAGTTGCCTGGCACGAGCGACAGTCCAATCTGATCTACACTCCTCGGCAGCTGGCCCGAATCCTGGTAGACGAACTCGAGGTTCTTATTGTTCTGAAGGATGTCTTCTTCTTCGATGGCCAGCATATTGGCATCTTCAGCTATTTCTATCAATCCTGCGTCCATCAGTGTCTGGAACCCTCTGGAGGAATTGACCGGATCGAGCGGCAATGCGACTTCGCTGCCATTCTCAATCTCTGCGATGGAATCAAACTCGCTGGAATAGAGCCCCATCGGTGCAGTCGGCACCTGGATCAGGTTGATGAAGTCGGTGCCATTTTCGTTGTTGAAGTCCTGCATGAACGACTTGTTCTGATAGAGGTTGGCATCGAGGTCGCCATTATGCAGCGCATTGTTCGGCTGGATGTAATCCGTATATTCGACGATTTCCACCACATAACCCTGCTCTTCAAGTGCCGGCTTCAGTGCAAAGTTCACCATATCACTGTACGGCCCCGTTGATGCACCGATTGTAATGACCTCGCCCTCCCCTTCATAGAGCAGGGCGCTCGATCCGATGATCACTGCCAGTGTCGAAGCAAGAAATATCAATATTCCGCGCATATCAGTTCCCCTCCTGTCTTTGGCTCAAGTAGTCCCCAATGAGCTGTATCAGCTGGACGATGATGATCAGCACCACGACTGTCGCAACCATCGTCACCGTATCATAGCGATAGTAGCCATACCTGATGGCAAGGTCGCCGATGCCGCCCCCGCCAACGACACCCGCCGTTGCACTGAATGCGACGATGGAGATGATCGTCAGCGTAATCGCCTGGGTGATCCCGCGTTTCGATTCCGGGATCAGGACGTCCGTCACGATCAGCCATAGGGAGGCACCACCGGCGATGCTCGCCTCAATGACACCCGTATTGACACCGTTGAAGCTTGTCTCAACAAGCCGTGCAAACAGTGGGATGGCCGCGAGCGACAATGCCACACTTGCAAATACGGGACCATGCGAACTGTTCGTCAGCCATGTCGCAATCGGCATGATTGCGACAATCAGTATGATGAATGGGAATGAGCGGATGACGTTGGTCACTGCGCCCAGAAACTGATTCAAAGGCTTTATCCGAAACAGCAGCGGATTCGCCGTGATATAGAGCAGTATGCCGAGCGGCAGCCCGAGCAGCACCGCAAAGAAGATGGAGATGGAAACCATCAGTGTCGTCTCAAGCAGTGCACGGTAAAGGAGCGGTGCAATCTCAGTCAATCTCTGCATAGATTTCAGCCCTTTCTATTCCTTTGGATTCATCGATGAAGCTTTTCAGACGCCCTATCTCATCCGGTTCGCCCTTGATGTGGAGCATCAGGAAGCCGAGAGGCATATCATGTATGTATTCGATGCGTCCGTTCAGAATGCTGATGTCACATTCAAAATGGCGGTAGAGCTGGTTCACATAGTTCGCCTCAGCATGCTCGTTGAGGAATTTGATCGTAATCACTTCGGAACGATCGTTCACGTCGATATGGGACGGGATGACAAAATCATATATATCCTGTACGAAGCCCCTCGTCACATCATGCTTCGGATGGCTGAATATGCTGTAGACGTCATCGATCTCTACAACTTCGCCTTCCGTCATGACGCCGACACGGTCTGCAACTTCCTTTATGACTTCCATTTCATGGGTGATCAAGACGATTGTGATGCCAAGCTCCCTATTGATCCGCTTCAGAAGTTTCAGGATGGTCTTCGTCGTATCAGGGTCGAGTGCACTGGTCGCTTCATCGCACAGCAGGACATCCGGATGGTTCGCAAGGGCCCGTGCGATGCCGACACGCTGCTTCTGGCCGCCGCTCAGATTTTTCGGATAGCTGTCCGCCTTGTCGCCGAGTCCGACAAGGTCGAGAAGTTCCTCGATCCGTCCCCGCGTTTTCTTTTTGTCATACTTGCTTGCCTTAAGAACGAATTCAATATTCTGATAGACCGTCTTCGATTCGATCAGATTGAACTGCTGAAAGATCATGCCGATTTTCTGCCGGCGGATTCTGAGGTCCTCCCCCGCCAGACTTCCAAGCTCAGTCCCGTTCACGTTCACTTTGCCGGAACTCGGTGCCTCAAGCAGATTGATCAGTCTGAGCAGCGTACTCTTCCCTGCCCCGCTAAAGCCGATCAGTCCAAATATCTCCCCTTCCTCTATCGTCAGGGAAAGTTTTTTCAAAGCCTCGATCCTCTTCCCCTTGACTTCATATGTCTTCGACACATCTTCAAGCACAATTGCCATTCCACCACTTCCTTCCTGAAATTAAAAAGCCACCTGCCCAAAGGCAAATGGCTTCAATCGTTTATCTGCCAAGCCTGAGGCTTGCGGGATTTAGCACAGTACCTACCGGCCTGCTGCTGAAGCTTCACAGGGCCCAATCCCTCCACTTCTCTGGATAAAAGTATTCAATTGAATGCTCATCACTCTACATTAATGTGGGAGAAAAGTCAAATTTCAAAATATTGGCTGCCACAATTATTCCACTCCGGATACATGGGCCACCTGCATGGTGTACATCTTGGCGTATTCCCTGCCCGATTTGAGGAGTGCCTCGTGACTCCCCCGCTCGACAATACGGCCGCCATCAAGCAGCAGAATCTGGTCTGCATGCTGGATCGTCGAGAGTCTGTGTGCAATGATGAATGTCGTCCTGTTCCGGCTTACCACCTTCATGGCATGCTGGATCATCTGTTCCGTCTCCGAATCGATGTTGCTTGTCGCCTCATCCAGTACGAGCACCTTCGGATCGAACACCAGGGCACGTGCGAATGAAATCAGCTGCCGTTCCCCAAGGGACAGTGTCGAACCGCGTTCTGCAAGTTCTGTATGCACGCCATCCGGCAGTCTGGAGAGCATCTCAGTCCCACCTACATTCTTGAGTGCTGCCTCTGCCTCCACTTCCGTAATATCGGCATTGTTCAATCTGAGGTTGAACAGCAGCGTTCCGCTGTAGATGAAGGGATCCTGGAGTACAATAGAGATGTGCTGCCTCAAAGACTGCTTGCCGATGGTTTGGACATCCTTTCCATCGAAGCGTACGGTGCCCTCAGTCGGGTCATAGAACCGCATCAACAGGTTGATGATCGAACTTTTGCCGGACCCTGTATGGCCGACAAGCGCCACCGTCTCTCCTGGTGATACTTCCATATTGATGTCCTTGAGTACTTTGTGTGTGCCATCATATGAAAACCCAACCCGTTCGAAGGCAATATGTCCATCGAATTCCCCGAGCACACCGGTGTCATCATCTTCTGCCTGCGCATCAAGCAGTTCGAACACTTTGAGCGCCGCCACCCGCGCCTGCTCGTATACATCCAATTGGCGGATGATTTCGAACAGCGGGTTGAAATAGCGTGTAATGTAATCGACCAGGATGTACATCGTACCGACCGACATGGCCGCCGACCCGTCGAGGAAGGCGGATGCGAAAATGTAGACCATCACAGCGAACAGCAAGGAACGGATGGTCCCCATAAGGTTCTCTCCGGTGGCACTTTCAAGTCTGATCAGGCTGTTCGAACTTCTGACATAGCCATCGTTCAGATTTTTGAACTCCTCCGTCACCTCGGATTCCCTGTTGAAGGCCTGGATGATCGGCATGCCGCTGATCGATTCATTCAGCATGGCGTTGATGTCGCTGTTCCGCTCCCGCCGCATATGATTGTAGCCTTCCGAATACTTCCTGTAGAGTACCATCCATATGAGGACGAAAGGGATGACCACAAGCATGGCAAGTCCCGCCCAGAAGTTGATGACGAATGTCACTGCCGTAATGCCGCCGATGGTCAGAGTGCTCACCAGAAACATCGGCAGCACCTCTGAGAACATATGCAGGATGGATTCCGTATCATTCGTGATCCGGGAGACCACCTTGCCGGCCGGAAGATCGTCGAAGTAGCGGATCGGCAGCTTCTGCACATGCCGGAAGACATCGTTGCGGATGTCCTGCACTACAAGGGCGCCCGATTTCTGCAGCACGATCCCCTGAAGGTAGCTGAAGATGGCATGCATCATCTTGATGGTGAGGAATACGCCAAGGAGCTGGTAGATCGGCAATAGTTCTATCTCCCCTGTACCGTTCTGTATATGACGGTCGAGGATCTGCATGGCAATAAAGGGACCGAGCAGTTCGAACCCGACCATCAGCACCATGAGCGATATCCCCAGAATGAAATGTCCTCGGAACTTAAAGGCATAGCCCATCAGTCTTTTCATTTCCTTCATGTCGATGCACCCCCCTTCAGATAATAGTCGTTCTGCCGGCTGTACCAGCCATCTGAAGCGGACAACTCATCATGTGTCCCCATCTCTATGATCCGGCCGTCATCCAGGACGACGATCAGATCCGCATGCTGGATGGCAGACAGCCTGTGCGTCACGATGATGGTCGTCTTATCCGTACGATTCGTACGGATGCCGTCGATGATCCGCTTTTCCGTTTTTGCATCCACGGCACTGAGGGCGTCATCCAGGATCAGTATATCCGGATCCCGGATCAGGCTCCGTGCAATGGAAATCCGCTGCTTCTGGCCGCCGCTCAGGGCGATGCCCTTTTCACCGACCATCGTCTCGAGCCCCTCGGGCATCCGCTTCAAGTCCTGATCGAGCGCACTGAGATGGATTGCATCCTCAAGCTGTGCCTCCATCGCCCCGGGATTACCGAACAGGATGTTCTCCCGCACCGTCCTTGAGAAGAGGATGTTCTCCTGGGAGACATATCCCATCTTTTCCCGCAGTGTTCTCCGGTCAATCTCCGATATCGGCCGTCCATCGATGACCAGACTCCCATGCCCTGCCGGGTAGAACTTCAGAAGCTGTTTAATGAGCGTCGATTTGCCGCTGCCCGTCTTGCCCACGATGCCGAGCGTCTGGCCGCTTCTGAGTGTGAGCGATACATCATCCAGATTCGTTCTGCCACTCAATGGATATTGGAAAGATACATGGTCGAAATCCATATCTGATTCCTGTATGCCGTGCATTCCTTCATCATCCACATCATCTTCCGTATCCAGGATACTGTTGATGCGCATCAGCGAGGCATTTCCACGCTGCATGACATTGAACAGCATGCCTACTGCGAACATCGGCCATATCAGCATGTTCAGATAGACGTTGAAGGCCACAATGTCCCCGACAGATATGAGTCCGCGGTTGGCAAGCACCGCGCCATAGCCGAAGGCGACCACGAAGCTGAATGTCGTGACGATGATTGTCAGCGGCTGGAATAAAGCATCCAGGCGCTCCACTTTCATGAACTTCTCCAGATAGTCGTCCGTCATCCCCCTGAACCGCCTGTTCTCGGCCGCCTCCTGCACATAGCTCCGTGTGAGTTTCACCCCTTCCACAATTTCGAGCACCGAATCGTTCATGGATCCGAACGCCTCCTGGCTCTCCGTATGTGCCGCATTGATCCTTTTGCCGAGCCGCTGCTCGACAATCGCCAATATCGGCAGCGGCAACAGTGCAAAGAAAGTCAGCTGCCAGGAAATCGTGAATCCCATGACCAGTATGATCGTCAACATGAATGTCGTTGCATCGACCAGAGTCAAAAGGCCCATTCCTGCGGCCTGATTCACGCTCTTCAGGTCGTTCGTCGCCTTCGCCATCAAGTCCCCCGTCCGATTGCGTTCATAGAAGCTCGGCGACATGAGCAGGAACTTCCGCATCAGCTTCATCCTGATGATGCTTTCGATCTTCACCGCCCCGTCGAAGAGCAGATAGGACCATAGATATGTCGCAGTGTAGGTCAATATCGTCACTATGATGAATACACCGATCAGCTGCCACATCAGGCGCTCTGACATTTCCCCGCCGGCTATGAAGTCGATCGTCCAGCCAATCAGCTGCGGAGGTATGATTTCGAGTATGTTCGCCACAAGCAGTACAATTACGATTGTCGTATACTTCCATTTACGTTCTCCAAAATACCATTTCAATTTCTTTAGGAAATTAAACATGATATCACCACCCTGTCCGAAACCAGGGATTCAATCCACAATTACAGTCGATGGTCCCCTCTGGTTTTCCTTGTTGTGTTCTTCGTTGGTGTCATAGCGTCAAACTGTCTTATGCAAACTACAGATACCACATCATCACTCCCTTTGTTTACAGAATTTTCTCAAAAATGACATCAAAAAAAGTGTGCACTCCATTTGTGCACACTCATTACGAGCATAAAAATAGAGAGGCGGCAGCCTCCCTACAACAGATAAGAAATAATATATATGATATCTAGATTCAACCGGAATGATTAGAATCCATCAAAGGAGGCAACACTATAAAATTGGTTTACGGATGAAAGAATTACATTAATCATCGGTTTGACCTCCTTGTTATGTCATTTTTAAGTCACATTTATCGTATCTTAAACTATTTCGGTTTTCAACAGAATTTACAAATATTACAGAGTTGTAATGGATTTGTAATATTTAAAATCGCACTCTACCAGTCAGAAGTGAAGAAAAGATCGTATTTTTCATAATCTATGAACTTGGCGTGATAGAAGTCACAGGCTGCCTGATTTATATAGTTATGGTATATACGGTCATATTCATATGAACCAAAGAAAGGACCAGGGAATGCAGGCATAAGCAAATTTGCTTTTTCAGGAGAATGGCGGATTTCATTAAGTAAAAGATACAGTTCATTCACCATTTCCAATGACACCTTTATTTTTCCACAGTTTTCAAGACTGAAATGCTTCACAAAGTAACCCTGTAGAGCGTTGAACTTCCTATAGTAGCTATATTCAATGACTTCATTGGTTTCACGTTCCTGAAGATAAAGATACATATCCAATCCCATCTACCCACTCCTCATTTAATGAAATTCATTTCCTTTAAACTGATATACTTTCCCGAACCAATAATGATGTGGTCTAGAAAATCAACTCCTATCATCTCCCCACATTCATGAAGTCTTCTTGTAACTTCTATGTCCTCTCTGGAAGGCGAGGGGTCTCCACTTGGATGATTGTGGACACAAATGATTGCTGCTGCACTTCTTTTAACTGCTTCCTTATACACTTCCCTTGGGTGAACAATGGAGGTGTTCAAGGAACCTTTGAACATCGTCTCCTGATGAATCACCATATTTTTCGTTGATAAATACAGAACCACGAAATGCTCCTGTTGATAATATCTCATCTTCTCCATCAGAAGATCACTTACGTCATCCGGACTCTTTATATAAATATCTTCCTCAAGTGAATGCGTATGCATTCTGATTGCAAGCTCAATTACAGCAAGAATTGTTACGGCCTTCGCCTCCCCAATCCCCTTTACACTTATCAGTTCCTGGTAGGTCAGGCCTCTGAGCTCACGTATAGTTTTCATATCTTTTATGATCCTATTTGCTACTGTTATGCTCGATTCTTCTCTGTTGCCTGTGTTAATGATGATGCCCAACAGTTCCTGGTTGGTAAGTTTGTCGGGGCCGTAATTCATTAGTCTCTCACGGGGTTTGTCAGAATCATGCATTTCTTTGATTAATAGTGTCATAGGAACCCTCCGAAATAGATTGTATTTATCTCTTCATAAAGAATGAATGATAGGATAAGCGCATTTGTGATGAAAGGAACAAGAGGTATTTTGCGTGGCATATCACTTTTATAAAAGTGAAGAATGATTATAAACAATCCTCCTATTATATAGGTCAGAAGAATTGTATAGACGAAGAAATTGACCGGTGTAATCAGCGTGATAACTGTAAAAAGCTTGATGTCACCATAACCTACAGAATCCGAAAATAGCATGTAGAACAAATGAAGTATGAGAATAATGAATATATCTTTAAAAGGTTCGATATATTGTAGATCAGTCAAAAAAAGCCCGGTAAAAAGAAACAATAGACTCATATGATTTGGAATCGTAAAAGTTTTGAAATCATTGAGAGCAACCGGTATAAGTATAGTAATCATAAGATAATACAATGTGAGATCCTTTAGGGACAGGTCGTAAAATATGGGAAGGAGGTAAAAGAAAATCAGTAATAGTTCACAAATAAAAGAACTAATATCAATATTACTTTTACAGTGCGAGCATTTTCCTTTTAATAACATGAAGCTGGCAACCGGAATCAACTCCAGCCATTTCAGAGTATGATTACATGAATCACATCTGCTTCTTCTATAAAGAATGTTTAAATGCTTTGCTTCTGTAACTGCAACCATGAATGAAGCGCATATGCCACCGAATAATATAATCCATACCATAGTCTCCCTCCTCTGCTACAAACATATTATCTCTGATTTATTTTGTTGTAAAAATGCAGAAATGAAGAAACATGAGACCTTTATCTGGATTATTCTTTTAATGTATTTATAAATGCACAGTTTTCTTATTTCTGTATAAATTGGTTTGAAAATCATACATTTATCATCGAGCCAAGAGTGTTTAATATTTATTAATGAGATAAAGTTATATAAACCGGTAGCTCTGAAAATACAGGAGAAGACAAAAAAGACCCAGTGACTCCAAAAATTAGTCGAACTTTTTTGGGATACTGGGTCTTAGTTAAGTCCATGATATATAAAATTGATAATTAATCGTTTGAATCTTTCCGGATACGTTATGGCACCCATAGTTGGCAGGTGTTAATGCATATGATTAGAACCCTTTTATATGCCATTACTTATCCATCAACTCCTCTCAACAACACCTGCATAACTAAATCTCCCTCGACAACTCCGGCATATATACCGCTTCTCATACCCTTTCATATTCCTGCTGAACTGGTACCCACACTTTCTGCATTCGTACAAGTGGCTTTCTCCTCTATACATATGAGTACGTGTCCTGGAAATACCCAGACGATCGAGAATCCTGATGAATGTGGCATCAGAATCTCTGTAGGGCTGATTTTTAGCGAAGAGTGCATAGTGGACACATTCGTGGTACAGCACATCAAGGATGGTTTCATTGGGATTATTACTGATGAAAGTATGTGACATCACGATCTCCATTTCCTTATCCTGCGGTTTGCCCCGTATGTATTTGATGCGGAAGGCACCGAGTCTTGATTTCATGCGCTTTGAAATGCGGATCGGTATATCAAGTGGCATGCCGAATTCCCTTTTAAGGAAAGCATCTGCATGCTGCTCCAGTTGTATCTGTTCCATTTCCATCGACCTCTATCATTCTGAATTATCGTTGCCTTCATCTTCTCATACTTCGCTTGCTAACTGCTATATATTTTCAGTAATCAAAAAAAGACCAAGATATCATTACATATCTTGGTCAGTATTCATTAATGAGAACATTTTTTGAGAGCAGACGAGATAGTCTCTCTTCGATGTATGTTAACGTTTTATCTAGCAAATAATTTGCTGACTCTAACGATCTGTTCGACAGTCTTTTCAATATTAAAGGCAGCAACTTCTTTATCCAGTGCCTTCTCCATTGAAATCGGAGCAGTTTGGATGGAGAATACTCCTTGAATTCCTGAGTGGTTGAGTTGGTAGGCATCTGTGGTTAGATTGCCTGCTATTCCAATTACGGGAACCTCATGTTTAGAGGATAGGAGAGCTAGACCTGCAGGCACCTTGCCCATGGAAGTCTGTCCATCCATTTTACCTTCTCCCGTTATAACAAGATCTGCCTCTTTTATTTGTTCTTCTATACCTAAAGTATCTAAAACCAGATTAATTCCAGATTCCAATCGCCCATTCAAATAACCATAGAATGCTGCGCCCAATCCTCCAGCTGCGCCACCTCCTTCAATATTTTTCAGTTCTATACCAAGTTCTTGGAAAGTTGTCTGAGCGAAATTTTCCAGACATTTGTCCAACCTAATAACCATTTCTGGATTCGCACCTTTTTGAGGGCCAAAAATATAAGAAGCTCCGTGGTTGCCGCATAATAAGTTAGTGACATCACATGCAACACGAAAGTCACAGTCTCTATACTTGTCTGACTCATCAGTGGCTTCTATTTTATGGATTCTACTTAATTCTTCACCACCATAATTTATTTCGGCTCTTTCATAATCCAAAAACTTAAAACCCAATGCTTGGAGCATGCCAACACCGCCATCATTTGTGGCACTTCCACCTAATCCAATAACAAATTTACGACATCCCTCTTGATACGCATGTGCTATCAATTCCCCCACACCATAAGAAGTCGTAAGAGACGGGTTCAATTCTTTGGCATCGAGCAAGGGCAGACCACAGGCTTCGGCTATTTCTATAACTGCCATTGATTCTTCACGGACAATTCCATAAGATGCTTGAACTTTTTTATATAGCGGACCCGTTACACTGACTGCTACTTTTTCTCCACGCATTTTCTCTATCAATGCATCTACTGTCCCTTCTCCTCCATCTGCCATGGGGAAAATACTCAATTCTGCATTTGGAACAGCGTTTTTAATTCCAGCACAAGCACTTTGATTCGCTTCATAGGATGAGAGACTCCCTTTAAAAGAGTCTATAGCAACTACCACTCTCATTAGATTCGCTCCCCATGGAAATACAGTCTTTTCACACTCTATGCCTTATCTTTTACTACAGACAAATTATCAATAATTGCATTTGTAATATCTTCTGTGTCGTAATTACCACCCAGATCACGAGTCAAAATACCTTTTTCTGTTGTACTTCGGATTGCCTCATGTAAGGCGTTTGCCTCTTCCTTAAGCCCAAAATGATCAAGCATCAACGAAGCACTGTCAATAGTTCCGATAGGATTGGCGATTCCTTTGCCTGCGATATCTGGTGCCGATCCATGTACGGATTCAAACATGCTTGGCGTACGTTTTTCAGGATTGAGGTTGGCGCTGGCAGCTACACCAAGGCTGCCCGAGAGTGCACTTCCGAGGTCGGAGAGTATATCAGCGAACAGGTTTGATGCAACTACCACTTCCAGTTTTTCAGGGTGCATGACAAATTGAGCTGCCATTGCATCTACGAGCCACTGATCCGTTTCAACATCAGGGTATTCCTTGCTTACACGTTCAAATACTTCAT
The sequence above is drawn from the Salinicoccus roseus genome and encodes:
- a CDS encoding ABC transporter ATP-binding protein, with the translated sequence MKEMKRLMGYAFKFRGHFILGISLMVLMVGFELLGPFIAMQILDRHIQNGTGEIELLPIYQLLGVFLTIKMMHAIFSYLQGIVLQKSGALVVQDIRNDVFRHVQKLPIRYFDDLPAGKVVSRITNDTESILHMFSEVLPMFLVSTLTIGGITAVTFVINFWAGLAMLVVIPFVLIWMVLYRKYSEGYNHMRRERNSDINAMLNESISGMPIIQAFNRESEVTEEFKNLNDGYVRSSNSLIRLESATGENLMGTIRSLLFAVMVYIFASAFLDGSAAMSVGTMYILVDYITRYFNPLFEIIRQLDVYEQARVAALKVFELLDAQAEDDDTGVLGEFDGHIAFERVGFSYDGTHKVLKDINMEVSPGETVALVGHTGSGKSSIINLLMRFYDPTEGTVRFDGKDVQTIGKQSLRQHISIVLQDPFIYSGTLLFNLRLNNADITEVEAEAALKNVGGTEMLSRLPDGVHTELAERGSTLSLGERQLISFARALVFDPKVLVLDEATSNIDSETEQMIQHAMKVVSRNRTTFIIAHRLSTIQHADQILLLDGGRIVERGSHEALLKSGREYAKMYTMQVAHVSGVE
- the radC gene encoding RadC family protein produces the protein MTLLIKEMHDSDKPRERLMNYGPDKLTNQELLGIIINTGNREESSITVANRIIKDMKTIRELRGLTYQELISVKGIGEAKAVTILAVIELAIRMHTHSLEEDIYIKSPDDVSDLLMEKMRYYQQEHFVVLYLSTKNMVIHQETMFKGSLNTSIVHPREVYKEAVKRSAAAIICVHNHPSGDPSPSREDIEVTRRLHECGEMIGVDFLDHIIIGSGKYISLKEMNFIK
- a CDS encoding prepilin peptidase; the protein is MVWIILFGGICASFMVAVTEAKHLNILYRRSRCDSCNHTLKWLELIPVASFMLLKGKCSHCKSNIDISSFICELLLIFFYLLPIFYDLSLKDLTLYYLMITILIPVALNDFKTFTIPNHMSLLFLFTGLFLTDLQYIEPFKDIFIILILHLFYMLFSDSVGYGDIKLFTVITLITPVNFFVYTILLTYIIGGLFIIILHFYKSDMPRKIPLVPFITNALILSFILYEEINTIYFGGFL
- a CDS encoding SprT-like domain-containing protein is translated as MEQIQLEQHADAFLKREFGMPLDIPIRISKRMKSRLGAFRIKYIRGKPQDKEMEIVMSHTFISNNPNETILDVLYHECVHYALFAKNQPYRDSDATFIRILDRLGISRTRTHMYRGESHLYECRKCGYQFSRNMKGYEKRYICRSCRGRFSYAGVVERS
- a CDS encoding ABC transporter ATP-binding protein; this encodes MFNFLKKLKWYFGERKWKYTTIVIVLLVANILEIIPPQLIGWTIDFIAGGEMSERLMWQLIGVFIIVTILTYTATYLWSYLLFDGAVKIESIIRMKLMRKFLLMSPSFYERNRTGDLMAKATNDLKSVNQAAGMGLLTLVDATTFMLTIILVMGFTISWQLTFFALLPLPILAIVEQRLGKRINAAHTESQEAFGSMNDSVLEIVEGVKLTRSYVQEAAENRRFRGMTDDYLEKFMKVERLDALFQPLTIIVTTFSFVVAFGYGAVLANRGLISVGDIVAFNVYLNMLIWPMFAVGMLFNVMQRGNASLMRINSILDTEDDVDDEGMHGIQESDMDFDHVSFQYPLSGRTNLDDVSLTLRSGQTLGIVGKTGSGKSTLIKQLLKFYPAGHGSLVIDGRPISEIDRRTLREKMGYVSQENILFSRTVRENILFGNPGAMEAQLEDAIHLSALDQDLKRMPEGLETMVGEKGIALSGGQKQRISIARSLIRDPDILILDDALSAVDAKTEKRIIDGIRTNRTDKTTIIVTHRLSAIQHADLIVVLDDGRIIEMGTHDELSASDGWYSRQNDYYLKGGAST